A single region of the Streptomyces vilmorinianum genome encodes:
- a CDS encoding NPCBM/NEW2 domain-containing protein, with protein sequence MQSTSRMKAAFAGVALGLLAVFAGPGSAQSAEPSPTTVGDVTGFAAEGSGYRLTAGQAQARVSFVTDETFRIELAPDGKFTDPTGQDIVLPQGPPPATQWYDRGDRYELSSAEVTLRAYKSPLRFAAYRADGTPLWSETTGLTWNQDRTTQTLARGADEQFYGAGMQNGRGNTSHRGKTVEVGVDYNWNDGGHPNSVPFYLSSAGYGVYRNTYAPNTYVFGEPVTTSAREQRFDAYCFAGSGSDALKDVIGQYTSLTGKPFLPPVYGLEIGDADCYLHNANRGERHTLDALKVANGYVQNDMPNGWMLVNDGYGCGYENLAEAATGLQQRGMQLGLWTEDGLDKLADQVKAGQRVAKLDVAWVGAGYKFALDGCKDAHAGIEAHSDARGFTWAPESWSGAQRCGVQWSGDQSGTWEYIRWQIPTYAGASMSGLAYTTGDVDGIFGGSAKTYTRDLQWKTFLPVTMTMDGWAANDKQPFRYGEPYTSINRASLKLHESLLPYIYSHAHRATRTGVGLARPLVLEYPDDPKAASEAAKYEFLSGEDFLVAPVYQDAVERDGIYLPQGTWIDYWSGRTYQGPVTVDDYSAPLDTLPLFVRAGATVPMWPGGIRSYTDRTPDSPLAWDIYPQGASAFELYEDDGVTRAHRTGQYATQRAEVLAPQRGAGDVTVRIGASKGAFAGKSTARPYQFTVHTGDAPSAVTLGGRALPRLTSRAAYEAAGQGWWYDRDDRGGVVKVKTTAQRTDRGFVLELKDTSAVGGAVPGAAATLTTPAGQELGAGAPGTVAVDVTAGTRDATGVEVSLAAPEGWQVTPAAPIERIPAGTTRRVEVSVTPAKDARPGEATLTATARHRSAGQDRTAVQRFAVGVMPEPPSTGVWASDLVWLKATNGWGPPERDRSNGESGANDGRTLTLAGKTYEKGIGAHADSDIEVYLGGRCTAFTAEVGIDDEIDGYGDVAFSVEADGTVLWTSPRLTGASATVPVDVDVSGARHVHLRITDTNGSKSGDHGDWAAARFDCA encoded by the coding sequence ATGCAATCAACATCGCGCATGAAGGCTGCATTCGCAGGCGTCGCGCTCGGGCTCCTCGCGGTGTTCGCGGGACCGGGCAGCGCCCAGTCCGCCGAACCGTCACCGACCACCGTCGGGGACGTCACCGGCTTCGCCGCCGAGGGCTCCGGCTACCGGCTGACCGCCGGTCAGGCCCAGGCCCGCGTCAGTTTCGTCACCGACGAGACCTTCCGTATCGAACTCGCCCCCGACGGGAAGTTCACCGACCCCACCGGACAGGACATCGTCCTGCCCCAGGGCCCGCCGCCCGCCACCCAGTGGTACGACCGCGGCGACCGCTACGAACTCAGCTCCGCCGAGGTCACCTTGCGCGCCTACAAGTCGCCGCTGCGCTTCGCCGCGTACCGCGCCGACGGCACCCCGCTGTGGTCCGAGACCACGGGCCTGACGTGGAACCAGGACCGCACCACCCAGACCCTGGCCCGGGGCGCCGACGAGCAGTTCTACGGCGCGGGCATGCAGAACGGACGCGGCAACACCTCGCACCGGGGCAAGACCGTCGAGGTCGGCGTCGACTACAACTGGAACGACGGCGGCCACCCCAACTCCGTCCCGTTCTACCTCTCCTCCGCCGGCTACGGCGTCTACCGCAACACCTACGCCCCGAACACCTACGTCTTCGGCGAGCCCGTCACCACCAGCGCCCGCGAACAGCGCTTCGACGCCTACTGCTTCGCGGGGTCCGGCTCCGACGCCCTCAAGGACGTCATCGGCCAGTACACGAGCCTCACCGGCAAGCCCTTCCTGCCGCCCGTCTACGGCCTGGAGATCGGCGACGCCGACTGCTACCTCCACAACGCCAACCGCGGCGAGCGCCACACCCTGGACGCCCTGAAGGTCGCCAACGGCTACGTCCAGAACGACATGCCCAACGGCTGGATGCTCGTCAACGACGGCTACGGCTGCGGCTACGAGAACCTCGCCGAGGCCGCCACCGGCCTGCAGCAGCGCGGGATGCAGCTGGGGCTGTGGACCGAGGACGGCCTCGACAAGCTCGCCGACCAGGTCAAGGCGGGCCAGCGGGTCGCCAAGCTCGACGTCGCCTGGGTCGGCGCGGGCTACAAGTTCGCCCTCGACGGCTGCAAGGACGCCCACGCCGGCATCGAGGCCCACAGCGACGCCCGCGGCTTCACCTGGGCGCCCGAGAGCTGGTCCGGCGCCCAGCGCTGCGGCGTCCAGTGGTCCGGCGACCAGTCCGGCACCTGGGAGTACATCCGCTGGCAGATCCCCACCTACGCCGGCGCCTCCATGTCCGGCCTCGCCTACACCACCGGCGACGTCGACGGCATCTTCGGCGGCAGCGCCAAGACGTACACCCGCGACCTGCAGTGGAAGACATTCCTGCCGGTCACCATGACCATGGACGGCTGGGCCGCCAACGACAAGCAGCCCTTCCGCTACGGCGAGCCGTACACCTCCATCAACCGCGCCTCCCTCAAGCTCCACGAGTCGCTGCTGCCCTACATCTACTCGCACGCCCACCGCGCCACCCGGACCGGCGTGGGCCTCGCCCGGCCGCTCGTCCTGGAGTACCCCGACGACCCGAAGGCCGCGAGCGAGGCGGCGAAGTACGAGTTCCTGAGCGGTGAGGACTTCCTCGTCGCCCCCGTGTACCAGGACGCCGTCGAACGCGACGGCATCTACCTCCCCCAGGGCACCTGGATCGACTACTGGAGCGGGCGCACCTACCAGGGCCCGGTCACCGTCGACGACTACAGCGCCCCGCTCGACACCCTGCCCCTGTTCGTACGGGCCGGGGCCACCGTCCCCATGTGGCCCGGCGGCATCCGCTCCTACACCGACCGCACGCCCGACTCCCCGCTCGCCTGGGACATCTACCCGCAGGGCGCCTCGGCCTTCGAGCTGTACGAGGACGACGGCGTCACCCGCGCCCACCGCACCGGCCAGTACGCCACCCAGCGCGCCGAGGTCCTCGCTCCCCAGCGCGGCGCGGGCGACGTGACGGTACGGATCGGCGCGAGCAAGGGCGCCTTCGCCGGCAAGTCCACCGCCCGGCCCTACCAGTTCACCGTCCACACCGGCGACGCGCCGAGCGCGGTGACGCTCGGCGGCCGCGCGCTGCCCCGGCTCACCTCCCGGGCCGCCTACGAGGCCGCGGGGCAGGGCTGGTGGTACGACCGCGACGACCGCGGGGGAGTGGTGAAGGTCAAGACGACCGCACAGCGCACCGACCGCGGATTCGTCCTCGAACTGAAGGACACCAGCGCCGTCGGCGGAGCCGTACCGGGTGCCGCCGCCACCCTCACCACCCCGGCGGGCCAGGAGCTGGGCGCCGGCGCGCCCGGCACCGTCGCCGTCGACGTCACGGCGGGCACCAGGGACGCCACCGGAGTCGAGGTCTCCCTGGCGGCCCCCGAGGGCTGGCAGGTCACCCCGGCCGCGCCGATCGAGCGCATCCCGGCGGGTACCACGCGGCGGGTCGAGGTCTCCGTCACCCCGGCGAAGGACGCCAGGCCGGGCGAGGCCACGCTCACCGCGACCGCCCGCCACCGCTCGGCGGGCCAGGACCGTACCGCCGTCCAGCGCTTCGCCGTCGGCGTGATGCCCGAGCCGCCGTCCACCGGCGTCTGGGCGAGCGATCTGGTCTGGCTGAAAGCCACCAACGGCTGGGGCCCGCCCGAACGCGACCGCTCCAACGGCGAGTCGGGCGCGAACGACGGCCGCACGCTCACCCTGGCCGGAAAGACCTACGAGAAGGGCATCGGGGCCCACGCCGACTCCGACATCGAGGTCTATCTCGGCGGCCGCTGCACCGCCTTCACCGCCGAGGTCGGCATCGACGACGAGATCGACGGCTACGGGGACGTGGCCTTCTCCGTCGAGGCGGACGGCACGGTGCTGTGGACCTCGCCCCGGCTGACCGGGGCCTCGGCGACCGTGCCCGTCGACGTCGATGTCAGCGGCGCCCGCCATGTCCACCTGCGGATCACCGACACCAACGGCTCCAAGAGCGGTGACCACGGGGACTGGGCGGCGGCGCGCTTCGACTGTGCCTGA
- a CDS encoding superoxide dismutase — protein MHRSFARRSLLGAAAAAGAAALVAPLGGAAHAAAPGGRWPTRFLLPAGFRPEGITIGHSPCAYFGSLANGDVYKASLATGQGRIISTGPGTDNPTVGLKIDRAERRLFLAGGWGRAIRVADARSGALQKNFTGLGAENSMVNDVILTPEAAWFTDSYRPQLYRLALDRSGAPAGVPVTVPLGGDWAQGPDFTANGIERTPDGRALLVVNTFLDGGTLMRVDPGTAVARAVDLGGLKIPRGDGLLLLGRTLYVVQQALNQIDVIRLNDAGTRGTAVARITDDSFRIPTTAAAWGERIYLPNARFDVEPAPDTEYDVVSVPRV, from the coding sequence TTGCACCGTTCCTTCGCACGCAGAAGTCTCCTGGGAGCCGCCGCCGCAGCCGGCGCGGCGGCTCTCGTCGCCCCGCTCGGCGGAGCGGCACACGCGGCCGCCCCCGGGGGACGGTGGCCCACCCGCTTCCTCCTGCCCGCCGGCTTCCGGCCGGAGGGCATCACCATCGGCCACAGCCCCTGCGCCTACTTCGGCTCGCTCGCCAACGGCGATGTGTACAAGGCGAGTCTGGCCACCGGGCAGGGCCGGATCATCTCCACGGGACCCGGCACCGACAACCCCACCGTCGGCCTGAAGATCGACCGCGCCGAGCGGCGTCTCTTCCTCGCCGGCGGCTGGGGCCGGGCCATCCGGGTCGCCGACGCCCGCTCGGGCGCGCTCCAGAAGAACTTCACCGGACTCGGCGCCGAGAATTCGATGGTCAACGACGTCATCCTGACCCCGGAGGCCGCCTGGTTCACCGACTCGTACCGGCCGCAGCTCTACCGGCTCGCCCTGGACCGCTCCGGCGCTCCGGCCGGCGTCCCCGTGACCGTGCCGCTGGGCGGCGACTGGGCCCAGGGACCCGACTTCACCGCCAACGGCATCGAGCGCACCCCCGACGGCCGCGCGCTCCTCGTGGTGAACACCTTCCTCGACGGCGGCACCCTGATGCGGGTCGACCCGGGCACCGCGGTCGCCCGCGCCGTCGACCTCGGCGGTCTGAAGATCCCCCGCGGGGACGGGCTGCTGCTCCTCGGGCGCACGCTGTACGTCGTCCAGCAGGCGCTCAACCAGATCGACGTGATCCGGCTGAACGACGCCGGGACCCGGGGCACCGCCGTCGCCCGGATCACGGACGACTCGTTCCGCATCCCGACCACCGCGGCCGCCTGGGGTGAGCGGATCTATCTGCCGAACGCCCGCTTCGACGTGGAGCCGGCGCCGGACACGGAGTACGACGTGGTGTCGGTCCCGCGGGTGTGA
- a CDS encoding PAC2 family protein, with the protein MIELEGVPELIDPVMVAAFEGWNDAGDAASTAVAHLDREWKGEVFAALDAEDYYDFQVNRPTVWLDNGVRKITWPTTRLSVVRVGGDKPRDLVLVRGIEPSMRWRSFCNEILGFAHELGVEMVVILGALLGDTPHTRPVPVSGVTSDPDLARTMDLEETRYEGPTGIVGILQEACTHAGVPAVSLWAAVPHYVSQPPNPKATLALLNRLEDLIDLRIPLGELPEDARAWQLGVDQLASEDSEVAEYVQTLEEARDTAELPEASGEAIAREFERYLRRREPGPGPGVATEGGDASYLRETSGPSGGRTRPPKPDQPGPEAAPEGSEPDSPDAPDAPDAPDEGDAGDSE; encoded by the coding sequence GTGATCGAGCTCGAGGGGGTACCCGAGCTGATCGACCCGGTCATGGTGGCCGCGTTCGAGGGCTGGAACGACGCCGGCGACGCCGCCTCCACCGCGGTCGCCCATCTGGACCGGGAATGGAAGGGCGAGGTCTTCGCGGCGCTCGACGCCGAGGACTACTACGACTTCCAGGTCAACCGGCCCACGGTGTGGCTGGACAACGGTGTCCGGAAGATCACCTGGCCGACGACCAGGCTCTCCGTGGTCCGGGTCGGCGGCGACAAGCCGCGCGACCTGGTGCTCGTGCGTGGGATCGAGCCGTCGATGCGCTGGCGCTCGTTCTGCAACGAGATCCTGGGCTTCGCCCATGAGCTGGGTGTGGAGATGGTGGTGATCCTGGGCGCGCTGCTCGGCGACACCCCGCACACCCGGCCCGTCCCGGTCAGCGGGGTCACCTCCGACCCGGATCTGGCGCGGACGATGGATCTGGAGGAGACCCGCTACGAAGGCCCCACGGGCATCGTCGGCATCCTCCAGGAGGCGTGCACGCACGCGGGCGTGCCCGCGGTGAGCCTGTGGGCCGCGGTGCCGCACTACGTGTCGCAGCCGCCGAACCCCAAGGCGACGCTGGCGCTGCTCAACCGCCTGGAGGATCTGATCGATCTGCGCATCCCGCTGGGCGAACTGCCCGAGGACGCGCGGGCCTGGCAGCTGGGCGTGGACCAACTCGCCTCCGAGGACAGCGAGGTGGCGGAGTACGTCCAGACGCTGGAGGAGGCGCGGGACACGGCGGAGCTGCCGGAGGCCTCGGGCGAGGCGATCGCCCGGGAGTTCGAGCGGTATCTGCGGCGGCGGGAGCCGGGACCGGGCCCCGGGGTGGCGACGGAGGGCGGTGACGCGTCCTATCTGCGCGAGACGTCCGGCCCCTCCGGCGGACGTACGCGGCCACCGAAGCCGGATCAGCCGGGTCCGGAAGCGGCGCCGGAGGGTTCCGAGCCGGACTCGCCGGATGCACCGGACGCACCGGATGCACCGGACGAGGGCGACGCCGGCGACAGCGAGTAG
- a CDS encoding glycerol-3-phosphate dehydrogenase/oxidase, with amino-acid sequence MTTLQSVPALGTRPAAGSLPSRAETREQLSKATYDLLVIGGGILGISTAWHAAQSGLRVALVDAGDFAGATSSASSKLLHGGLRYLQTGAVKLVAENHFERRAVSRQVAPHLANPLTFYLPVYKGGPHGAAKLGAGVFAYSALSAFGDGVGHLLSPSKAAQDVPELRTDNLKAVAVYGDDQMNDARMALMTVRAAVDAGAVVLNHAEVTGLRFTRGRVTGAELKDRTSGEEFGVTARLVLNATGPWVDHLRRMEDPNAAPSIRLSKGAHLVLKRTSPWKAALATPIDKYRITFALPWEDMLLLGTTDEEYEGDPGQVEVTEKDTAQILDEAAFSIRDQQLSRDLITYAFAGLRVLPGGPGDTSKAKRETVVTEGRGGMLSVAGGKWTTFRHIGRTVMKKLESLPGHPLGEDYEPVSALPKRLPLPGIANPNAVAHRLLVDGPAPGPRMAADTAKHLATHYGSLSFDIARMANENPELGERIHPDAPEIWAQVAYARDHEWAQTADDVLRRRTTLTIRGLATDEVRAKVEDMLGK; translated from the coding sequence ATGACCACCCTGCAGAGCGTCCCTGCCCTGGGGACGCGCCCGGCCGCTGGTTCCCTGCCGAGCCGCGCCGAGACCCGGGAGCAGCTTTCCAAGGCGACGTACGACCTCCTGGTGATCGGCGGCGGCATCCTGGGCATCTCCACCGCCTGGCACGCCGCGCAGTCGGGCCTGCGGGTGGCCCTGGTGGACGCCGGCGACTTCGCCGGCGCCACCTCCTCCGCCTCCTCCAAGCTTCTCCACGGCGGTCTGCGCTACCTGCAGACCGGCGCGGTGAAGCTGGTGGCGGAGAACCACTTCGAGCGGCGTGCGGTCTCCCGCCAGGTGGCACCGCACCTCGCCAACCCCCTCACCTTCTACCTGCCCGTCTACAAGGGCGGCCCGCACGGCGCGGCCAAGCTCGGCGCCGGTGTCTTCGCGTACTCCGCCCTGTCCGCCTTCGGTGACGGGGTCGGGCACCTGCTCAGCCCCTCGAAGGCCGCGCAGGACGTGCCGGAGCTGCGCACGGACAACCTCAAGGCCGTGGCCGTGTACGGCGACGACCAGATGAACGACGCCCGGATGGCGCTGATGACGGTCCGCGCCGCCGTCGACGCCGGTGCCGTCGTCCTCAACCACGCCGAGGTCACCGGGCTGCGCTTCACCCGCGGCCGGGTCACGGGCGCGGAGCTCAAGGACCGCACCAGCGGCGAGGAGTTCGGCGTCACGGCCCGTCTCGTCCTGAACGCGACGGGACCGTGGGTCGATCACCTGCGCAGGATGGAGGACCCGAACGCGGCCCCCTCCATCCGCCTGTCCAAGGGCGCGCACCTGGTCCTGAAGCGGACCTCGCCGTGGAAGGCCGCGCTGGCGACACCGATCGACAAGTACCGCATCACCTTCGCCCTCCCCTGGGAGGACATGCTGCTGCTCGGTACCACCGACGAGGAGTACGAGGGCGACCCCGGCCAGGTCGAGGTCACCGAGAAGGACACCGCCCAGATCCTGGACGAGGCCGCCTTCTCGATCCGCGACCAGCAGTTGTCGCGCGATCTGATCACGTACGCCTTCGCGGGCCTGCGGGTGCTGCCGGGCGGTCCCGGCGACACCTCCAAGGCCAAGCGCGAGACGGTCGTCACCGAGGGCCGCGGCGGCATGCTGTCGGTGGCCGGCGGCAAGTGGACGACCTTCCGCCACATCGGCCGTACGGTCATGAAGAAGCTGGAGTCCCTGCCGGGCCACCCCCTGGGCGAGGACTACGAGCCGGTCTCGGCGCTCCCGAAGCGGCTGCCGCTGCCCGGTATCGCCAACCCGAACGCGGTCGCCCACCGGCTCCTCGTCGACGGTCCGGCCCCCGGCCCGCGGATGGCCGCCGACACCGCCAAGCACCTGGCGACGCACTACGGTTCGCTCTCCTTCGACATCGCGCGGATGGCGAACGAGAACCCGGAGCTCGGCGAGCGTATCCACCCCGACGCGCCCGAGATCTGGGCGCAGGTCGCCTACGCCCGTGACCACGAGTGGGCCCAGACGGCGGACGACGTGCTGCGCCGCCGTACGACGCTGACGATCCGCGGTCTGGCGACGGACGAGGTCCGCGCCAAGGTCGAGGACATGCTCGGCAAGTAG
- the glpK gene encoding glycerol kinase GlpK — translation MTDAHTAGSSSHGSGPFIAAIDQGTTSSRCIVFDTDGRIVSVDQKEHEQIFPKPGWVEHDAAEIWTNVQEVVAGAIAKAGITSADVKAIGITNQRETTLLWDKNTGEPVHNALVWQDTRTDALCKELGRNVGQDRFRRETGLPLASYFSGPKVRWLLDNVEGLRERAERGDILFGTMDSWVIWNLTGGVDGGHHVTDVTNASRTMLMNLHTMGWDEKILQSMEIPAAVLPEIRSSAEVYGTVKGGVLDGVPVASALGDQQAALFGQTCFAEGEAKSTYGTGTFMLMNTGDKIINSYSGLLTTVGYQIGDQKPVYALEGSIAVTGSLVQWMRDQMGLIKSAAEIETLASSVEDNGGAYFVPAFSGLFAPYWRSDARGVIAGLTRYVTKAHIARAVLEATAWQTREITDAMTKDSGVELTALKVDGGMTSNNLLMQTLSDFLDAPVVRPMVAETTCLGAAYAAGLAVGFWPDTDALRANWRRAAEWTPRMDADKRDSEYKSWLKAVERSMGWLEDGTDEE, via the coding sequence GTGACCGACGCACACACCGCCGGCTCTTCCTCCCACGGCAGCGGCCCGTTCATCGCCGCGATCGACCAGGGCACCACCTCCTCCCGCTGCATCGTCTTCGACACCGACGGCCGGATCGTCTCCGTCGACCAGAAGGAGCACGAGCAGATCTTCCCGAAGCCGGGCTGGGTCGAGCACGACGCCGCCGAGATCTGGACCAACGTCCAGGAGGTCGTCGCCGGCGCCATCGCCAAGGCCGGCATCACCTCGGCCGACGTCAAGGCCATCGGCATCACCAACCAGCGCGAGACCACGCTGCTCTGGGACAAGAACACCGGTGAGCCCGTCCACAACGCCCTCGTCTGGCAGGACACCCGCACCGACGCGCTGTGCAAGGAGCTCGGCCGCAACGTCGGCCAGGACCGCTTCCGCCGCGAGACCGGTCTGCCCCTCGCCTCGTACTTCTCCGGCCCGAAGGTCCGCTGGCTGCTCGACAACGTCGAGGGCCTGCGCGAGCGCGCCGAGCGCGGCGACATCCTCTTCGGCACCATGGACTCCTGGGTCATCTGGAACCTCACGGGCGGCGTCGACGGCGGTCACCACGTCACCGACGTCACCAACGCCTCGCGCACCATGCTGATGAACCTGCACACCATGGGCTGGGACGAGAAGATCCTCCAGTCCATGGAGATCCCGGCCGCCGTGCTGCCGGAGATCCGTTCCTCCGCCGAGGTGTACGGCACCGTCAAGGGCGGCGTCCTGGACGGCGTCCCGGTCGCCTCCGCGCTCGGCGACCAGCAGGCCGCCCTGTTCGGCCAGACCTGCTTCGCCGAGGGCGAGGCGAAGTCCACGTACGGCACCGGCACCTTCATGCTGATGAACACCGGTGACAAGATCATCAACTCCTACAGCGGCCTGCTGACCACGGTCGGCTACCAGATCGGCGACCAGAAGCCGGTCTACGCCCTGGAGGGCTCGATCGCCGTCACCGGTTCGCTGGTGCAGTGGATGCGCGACCAGATGGGCCTGATCAAGTCCGCCGCCGAGATCGAGACCCTCGCGTCCTCGGTCGAGGACAACGGCGGCGCCTACTTCGTGCCGGCCTTCTCCGGTCTGTTCGCCCCGTACTGGCGCTCCGACGCCCGCGGTGTGATCGCCGGCCTCACCCGGTACGTCACCAAGGCGCACATCGCCCGCGCCGTCCTGGAGGCCACCGCCTGGCAGACCCGCGAGATCACCGACGCCATGACCAAGGACTCCGGCGTCGAGCTGACCGCGCTCAAGGTCGACGGCGGCATGACCTCCAACAACCTGCTGATGCAGACGCTCTCGGACTTCCTGGACGCGCCGGTCGTGCGTCCGATGGTCGCCGAGACCACCTGCCTCGGCGCCGCCTACGCCGCCGGTCTGGCCGTCGGCTTCTGGCCGGACACCGACGCCCTGCGTGCCAACTGGCGCCGGGCGGCGGAATGGACCCCTCGCATGGACGCCGACAAGCGTGACAGCGAGTACAAGAGCTGGCTGAAGGCCGTTGAACGCTCCATGGGCTGGCTCGAAGACGGAACCGACGAGGAGTAG
- a CDS encoding MIP/aquaporin family protein codes for MSSSDIFIGEIIGTAVLILLGGGVVAAVVLKRSKAQNAGWLAITFGWGFAVMTAVYMTGTLSGAHLNPAVTVGIAIKDGDWSNAPVYFAGQILGAMLGAFLVWIAYYGQFRAHLTDPEILAAPPHEEGMVTEVAAPKAGPVLGVFSTGPEIRNVWQNLATEIIGTVVLVLAVLTQGLNDSGKGLGVLGALITAFVVVSIGLSLGGPTGYAINPARDLGPRIVHALLPLPNKGGSDWSYAWIPVAGPLIGGALAAGIYNIAFA; via the coding sequence GTGTCCAGCTCCGACATCTTCATCGGCGAGATCATTGGTACCGCCGTACTCATTCTGCTCGGCGGCGGCGTCGTCGCCGCCGTGGTGCTCAAGCGCTCGAAGGCGCAGAACGCCGGATGGCTCGCCATCACCTTCGGGTGGGGCTTCGCGGTCATGACTGCCGTGTACATGACCGGTACCCTCTCCGGCGCCCATCTGAACCCGGCCGTGACCGTCGGCATCGCGATCAAGGACGGGGACTGGTCCAACGCCCCGGTCTACTTCGCGGGCCAGATCCTCGGCGCCATGCTCGGCGCGTTCCTGGTCTGGATCGCGTACTACGGACAGTTCCGGGCCCACCTCACGGACCCGGAGATCCTCGCCGCACCGCCGCACGAGGAGGGCATGGTCACCGAGGTGGCCGCTCCCAAGGCCGGCCCGGTGCTCGGCGTCTTCTCCACCGGCCCCGAGATCCGGAACGTCTGGCAGAACCTGGCCACCGAGATCATCGGCACCGTCGTGCTGGTCCTCGCGGTGCTGACGCAGGGCCTCAACGACAGCGGCAAGGGCCTCGGCGTACTCGGCGCTCTGATCACCGCCTTCGTCGTCGTCTCCATCGGCCTCTCGCTCGGCGGCCCCACCGGCTACGCCATCAACCCGGCCCGTGACCTCGGTCCGCGCATCGTGCACGCCCTGCTGCCGCTGCCGAACAAGGGCGGCTCCGACTGGAGCTACGCCTGGATCCCCGTCGCCGGTCCGCTGATCGGTGGCGCCCTCGCAGCGGGTATCTACAACATCGCGTTCGCCTGA
- a CDS encoding IclR family transcriptional regulator, whose protein sequence is MAKNIQSLERAAAMLRLLAGGERRLGLSDIASSLGLAKGTAHGILRTLQAEGFVEQETASGRYQLGAELLRLGNSYLDVHELRARALVWTDDLARSSGESVHLGVLHQQGVLIVHHVFRPDDSRQVLEVGAMQPLHSTALGKVLSAYDPVAHSEGLEVPRESFTPRTVTDLAEFEGLLDMTRARGWAADVEETWEGVASVAAPIHDRRRMPVGAVAITGAVERVCHEGELRSELVAAVRDCARAVSRDLGAGRF, encoded by the coding sequence ATGGCGAAGAACATCCAGTCGCTTGAACGAGCGGCGGCGATGCTGCGACTGCTCGCGGGCGGCGAGCGCCGGCTCGGTCTGTCCGACATCGCCTCCTCGCTCGGCCTGGCCAAGGGCACGGCGCACGGCATCCTGCGGACCCTGCAGGCCGAGGGCTTCGTGGAGCAGGAGACGGCCTCGGGCCGCTATCAGCTGGGCGCGGAGCTGCTGCGCCTGGGCAACAGCTATCTGGACGTGCACGAGCTGCGGGCGCGGGCGCTGGTGTGGACGGACGACCTGGCGCGCTCCAGCGGCGAGAGCGTCCATCTGGGCGTCCTGCACCAGCAGGGCGTGCTGATCGTGCACCACGTCTTCCGGCCGGACGACAGCCGCCAGGTCCTGGAGGTCGGGGCGATGCAGCCGCTGCACTCCACGGCCCTGGGCAAGGTGCTCTCCGCCTACGACCCGGTGGCCCACAGCGAGGGTCTCGAGGTTCCGCGCGAGAGCTTCACGCCCCGTACGGTCACGGACCTCGCGGAGTTCGAGGGCCTGCTCGACATGACCCGCGCGCGAGGCTGGGCCGCGGACGTGGAGGAGACCTGGGAGGGCGTGGCCTCGGTGGCCGCCCCGATCCACGACCGGCGCCGGATGCCGGTGGGCGCGGTGGCGATCACGGGCGCGGTGGAGCGGGTCTGCCACGAGGGCGAGCTGCGCTCGGAGCTGGTGGCGGCGGTACGGGACTGCGCCCGCGCCGTCTCCCGTGATCTGGGCGCGGGGCGCTTCTAG